GAAGAAGTCAATATCAATCATGAATAGCCTATGAACGTAACCATGCAAGTAGTGCACATGGAAGTAAAAATGCAAAgagaaaagtaaaattaaaagaatACGAACTGTCAAATTGTCTGCAAATAGTGACAAATCATTTTGTCaaattcacaaaaatttaaattaaaaaaatcaagtaATTAAACTGACATGAACAAATTACTTGGACCTGTAGTTCTGTCTAGAGAAGTTAAAGTGTATGAATTTTGAAAGTAGAAGCATAGCCTCCATCAGCTAATGAAAAAGGTACTTATtctaacttaaataaattatCCTGTACTCCAGCACTTCAACTAGTATTAAAGGCCTTTGAAGGTGGAGCATCgtagaaaagaagaaaataagaAATATGCAATAAGATCATtagatggaaaagaaaaaaaaggatttGACCAACACAAATAGAACACTCATATATACAAGTACAAATGATACAAGATTTCCTTGACCTTGGTTTCCCCAGCTTTACCTTTCTTTCCCCAACAATCAAGTCAACAGGGTCCCTGTCCTTCAGGACCTCCTGCTCATTCTCACCTCTATACCTAATAAAAGATTTTCTTTTAACACAGTTGGCATTACTTCCTTCACTTATCATTTCATATCCATGATGCTCTAACATTGAATCATCATTAAACACCTCATCCTGGTGTGACCCACGCGTAGCATGAATTGAATCATGCTTAGAAGTTTTTTCACAAGAAAAAGACACCCCTTGAGCAAACAATCTATCATTTACAAGTAATTTATCCTCTCTCCAGTGTAGTACTCTAGATCGCTTACTACGACCTCTTCCCTGTGACTGAACTTCATTATCCTTTTGCAAATTATTTTCATCAGTATAATTGTAGGAACTAAACCAAGTACTGTCTCGGTCTTCCTCATTACATACTATTCTCTGATGTTTATGACATCTTTCAATTAGAGAGTCAGATGCCTCATTTCTGGGTAATACAGTATTAAACCATCTTCTTCCATTACGTGCTGACAGTTCTATGTCAATTGCCAATGCCAGAGATCTGCTATATGCATGTCTCTGACGCTCATCTTCACTTTCAACGGTCCCTGATCTATTCAAATGGAAAAGGGCAGCATCAACAAATCTACCTTCTCTGCCAGAAACTTTGACTTCTCTCCTGATGGGTGGTATGCATCTCTCATATGATTTAACCAAACCCCTTTCACAGCATGTGAATGAAATAGATGAGTCATACTTTTGTTTTAACCACTCATCTTCATGCTTATAATCTAAGGGATGATCACCATGATCAGTTTTCTTCCTAAGTTGGAGTCTTTCACTTCCCCTTCTCCATTGAATATCTCTTTCTGTTGAAGCAGAGGAATACCTTGAGGCTAAACTCCCAGATTCTCCGCAAGTGTGAGGAACCAAAATCTTCTGAGCAGGAAGTCTTTGTCCACGATACCAAAacccttccatgtcatcttctttAGCTACGCCAGCTCGTCTTTCATGATAAAACTCCTTCTCATTCCAGTTTCTTCTAACAAAGTGATAGCGCAGATGAGCTTTTCTGCTGAGAGCCCAAAGATGGCTGTCAGTAAACCTTTTACTGCGGTTAACACAAGGTTCTTTCTCCCTGTAATATGAGGAAGTTTCTTTATCATGATAAACATGATCTTTCAATCTTTCCTTCCGTCTGCCACAGTAAACAGATGAGTAATCTTTATAACAGAGTTCCCTCGCATTTGATAAAGGGAAGCTTCATAGCAGTTTTCAGGGTATATCTTCTGGTCAATAATACCGTGAGGTCTACCACGGTGATGCTTCCATTCTTCCTCAGTGAGATTTCCATCTCTTCGGTATCTTTTCCAATCACCCTCTGCATCTGATATTGGATAAGGGTCATACTCATCATCACTTTCAACCACGACCCTCTGTTTCAAGGAATGCTGGTGTCTCCAACTCTCATGCTTTCGCTTGTCTCTCATGGGAGTTGTATGTTCCAAAAACCTTCTccatcatttaatttcattttgggGCCATCACTTCTGGAACTCTTATGATCAAGTGACTTCTGTAATCCAGTGCCGTAACCTGGTTCTTTCCTTCTTAATGGACTTTGGATTTCAATGGAAGCAGCATCGACACTATCTTCAGGATCGCTTCCAGAAAAGGAAAGTGTAGGGCTAAAATGACTTCGATTGTCAAGTGATGGTTCTGTCTCAGTAACGTAAGTATGTGAATGGTGAGTATTTCTGCAGGCTGCTTCATTTTCCTTATTTTTGGTTACCACTGCTTCAGCAGTTCCTTCTGAAATGTGAACTTCCATATTTTGATGGCAACCCCCATTCATATCAGAGACATAGGCCTTGCCATGATCACTGGTCTCTAGTGAAGTTTGATTAGATGCCGGCTGCAAAGACCTAATCagatgtttttttaaaaaattaggctGTCAGtggtttataataataataacaataaagaaAAGCTTACtaaaaataatcactaaaatatggTACAACTATGCAGCCATCAGAAGCTGATACAAGCAGACGAAGCTTAAAATGCCAGATGTAAACATACTAGATATGTCAAGTGCCAACAGTAAATCTTGTTTTCAAGTTTTAAACAAGTACTAGTCTCCTTTTTAGTTTTTATGGAATCCCTCGTTTTCTTCCTTCTTTTGGGAGGCAGAGAAACCCTTTAACACTAGCACTTAAAATCAagtgaataaaaaaaaaacacccaTGTTAGAACCAGAAGTTCCAACAAAGGATGTGCAGGACAAATCAAGCACGTAGAGAACTCAGTAGAAGGATCTATAAGCTTCAAATATCCATCATATTTATAATATAGAAAAATATAGTTCAAGAAACAAATGATTCAGACCTCTCCAAAGAAGATGTGGACACATTTCTAGCCCTTGCATAATGCTCTTCATTCAATTCCTCACTGCTAGCACTAATGGAAAAGCAAACATTTCTATCATCCTTTGCATCCAGCTTCCCAGACTCTGACACTTTAGACTTGCTACCATGACCTAATTCCTCCTTTGCAGAGTCAGATGAATCCACAGTGGAATCCTGCACAGTTATCTGGAGCCAACCCATGGAATTAAAAATGATACAAAGGTTACAATATGTAAGAATTGTGCATATTGTGCATTAAAGACTAGAGTCAAAGCAGACCTCTATAATAACATCAGAATCTTGAAAACGTGGACGCCTTATATCCATGGATGGTTGGCGTTCATTGATGCTGTCTTCAACCTTAATTGCTCTTCCTTTTGGCTGAAGTAAAAACCACTAAAGAATTAAACAACACCCACGAAACAGATGCTATGAAGATTGTTGTATCAGACACTGAAGCTTTAAGCATACCAGTTCCAAGAGCATCTCTCCTCTATCAGCACATTTCAATGACGAATCAACCTTAGCTACATCCTCTGTTATAGCTTCCCGAGTTACTATCTCATGACCAGCCTCAGCTTCATAAGCCTATCACCATACAAAAAGTTGGAAAACTCAGATAATTGAGATACTTTTACAGTTCATTACCTAAAAACTCAAGAGTATTACTAAGGTTAAAATAATCAACCTGGTCAAGTTTTGAAGAATAATGAGAAGGAATCCTAGCCTGCCTCGATGTTTGTTGCCCAAG
The Gossypium arboreum isolate Shixiya-1 chromosome 10, ASM2569848v2, whole genome shotgun sequence genome window above contains:
- the LOC108488262 gene encoding FIP1[III]-like protein produces the protein MQSIDDDFGDLYADVEVQASSAVGEPQENNPGNGFKSTEVHNKFIAGSVTEDSDSEDDLNIVLNDDDCDKFSVTGARSHGGSYEENENGDFGVDGTGSDNISRRVEPFSDGSELKFRGNGVERGTGAKIEVNSLFNYVRPHGSSFPSNIRVNGHTGVLSFSSKSRRGDREDDVYNQNKVATMKPLLHQFGHGFSLPWYRTILDVNIDAFEEKPWRHASADMSDFFNYGFNEDSWKEYCNSLEKLGQQTSRQARIPSHYSSKLDQAYEAEAGHEIVTREAITEDVAKVDSSLKCADRGEMLLELPKGRAIKVEDSINERQPSMDIRRPRFQDSDVIIEITVQDSTVDSSDSAKEELGHGSKSKVSESGKLDAKDDRNVCFSISASSEELNEEHYARARNVSTSSLERSLQPASNQTSLETSDHGKAYVSDMNGGCHQNMEVHISEGTAEAVVTKNKENEAACRNTHHSHTYVTETEPSLDNRSHFSPTLSFSGSDPEDSVDAASIEIQSPLRRKEPGYGTGLQKSLDHKSSRSDGPKMKLNDGEDAEGDWKRYRRDGNLTEEEWNFPLSNARELCYKDYSSVYCGRRKERLKDHVYHDKETSSYYREKEPCVNRSKRFTDSHLWALSRKAHLRYHFVRRNWNEKEFYHERRAGVAKEDDMEGFWYRGQRLPAQKILVPHTCGESGSLASRYSSASTERDIQWRRGSERLQLRKKTDHGDHPLDYKHEDEWLKQKYDSSISFTCCERGLVKSYERCIPPIRREVKVSGREGRFVDAALFHLNRSGTVESEDERQRHAYSRSLALAIDIELSARNGRRWFNTVLPRNEASDSLIERCHKHQRIVCNEEDRDSTWFSSYNYTDENNLQKDNEVQSQGRGRSKRSRVLHWREDKLLVNDRLFAQGVSFSCEKTSKHDSIHATRGSHQDEVFNDDSMLEHHGYEMISEGSNANCVKRKSFIRYRGENEQEVLKDRDPVDLIVGERKSSGRHSDSRSLVSKARVVKMGSEYLTERKADMEFHDSYGSKAANKDNCNTNGRRNNNEKQFGKFSVTECNKDSDIEEGQIIHEEQSVEDINPEKENASETMMQRGKAKMRTLLMDSASDKNGAVGEYENKRILETLAKMEKRRERFRDPITIKREQDKISAPQVELVVQTNETKRQRPARKRQWGVS